In the Sandaracinus amylolyticus genome, CCCGACCCACCCCTGCTCTAGAGGTCCAGCGTGGTCTATCACGGCGGCCCCGAGGACGACGACGAGACGCTCGCCGCTGGCGAGGACGAAGGCGCCGCGCTCGACGAGGACGACGAGCTCGAGCCCGACACCGAGACCACGCTCGAGTCGGAGCCGCCCGATCGCGCGCACGGCGAGAGCCGCCGCAAGCGACTCGAGCGCATCCTCCCCGAGATCCTCAAGCGCGCGATCGAGAAGGGCCTCGAGACCGGCATCGGCACGCTGACCAACAGCCGCGAGGCACTGCAAGGCGTCGTCGGCAAGGTCGAGCTGCCGAAGGAGGTCGCGAGCTACGTCCTGTCGCAGGTCGACGAGACCAAGAACGCGATGGTCCGCGTCGTCGCGCGCGAGGTCCGCGAGTTCCTCGAGGCGGCCGATCTCGCGAAGGAGCTGCAGCGCGCGCTCACCAGCCTCTCGTTCGAGATCCGCACCGAGATCCGGTTCATCCCGAACGACGCGGGCGGCGTCACGCCCGACGTGAAGGCGCGCGTCGGCCCGACCACGAAGCAGCGCGGCCGCCGCCGCGGGCTGCGCCGGCCTTCGGCCGAGGCGCAGGAGCCCGAGGACGGCAGCGACGTCTGACGATCACTCCGGGCGCTGCTCGCGGAGCTGCTCGGCCGCTTCCTCACGACGACGCCGCATCCCCTCGAGCGTGCGCAGCTCGCTGGGACCGGGGCTCGCGCCACGACCGACCGCGGGCTCTCCCGGCGGCAGCTGCGGCGCGGTGATGCGCGCGGATGCCGCACCGCCCTCGACGCGCTGGACGAGGACGCGCGCGATGCGCACCGGCGTGAGCGGACGGTTGTCGGGATCGCCGCTCTGCGGCACGCGCGCGATCATCGCGACCACGTCCTCGGGGCGGCACTGACCGAACACCGTCGCGGTGCCGTCGAGCTGCGGCGCGGGCCCGTCGAGGATGTAGAACTGCGCGCCCCCGGTGTCGCGGCCCCCGGTGGTCGCCATCGCGAGCCGTCCCGCACGATCGTGCGCGAGCGTCTCGTGCGGCTCGTACGGCATCGTGTACCCGATCGTCCCGCTGCCATCGCCGAGGTAGTCGCCGCCCTGGACGACGAACTCGGGGATCACGCGGTGGAACGTCGTGTTCGCGTAGTAAGGCTGGCGGCGCCAGATGCCCGCACGCGCGTCCCACCACGGGCGCCGGCCGCGCGCGAGGCCGACGAAGTTCGCGACCGTGCGCGGAGCGCGATCCGCGTAGAGATCACAGAAGAGCGTGCCGAGGTCGGTCGAGATCTCCGCGACGAGCTGCCCGTCGATCGGCATGCCCTCGACCGCTTCGTCGAGCGTGAAGTCGCCGCCCTCGGGATCGGGCTCGGTGGGCTCGCGCACCAGACGATCCGGCGTCTGCTTCGTCGTGCTGCGCGCGCCGCGGTCTCCTCCCGCGAACACGATCTGCTCGCCGTCCTCGGTCACGCCGATCGTCGGCTGCTTCGTCGCGCTCGCGCCGCCGCCGCCCTGTCCGCCCGTGGCCTCTCCGCCCGACGTCGCGCCCGTCTCGCACTCGCAGCCCCACAGGCCACCGAGCGCGATCACCGCCGCGATCACCGCGTTCCCTCGACGCATGCTCACTCCCACTCCTCGATCACCACGTCGTCGTCTTCGATCGCTTCGTCGTCGTGCGGCCCGCCCGCCGCGGGCACCTCGCCGACCTCTTCGAAGCGCACCTGCGCGCCGGCGCCGATGCCGTGCGCGCGCGCGAACCCGCCGTTCACCTCGAGCACGAACTGCGAGAGGCCCTCGACCTCGCGCGGATCGTCGGTCTGCGGCTCCGCGCTCTCGACGATCCCCAGCACGCGCATCTCGCTCGTGATGAAGATCATGTCGAGCGGGATGAACGTGTCGCGCATCCAGAAGCTCTGCTGTCGCTCGCGCGCGAACAAGAAGAGCATCCCGCGATCGGCCGCGAGCTCGCGCCGGTACATCAGGCCTCGCGAGGTCTGCGCAGGCGTCCGCGCGACCTCGACCTCGACGACCACCGGGTCCGCGCCCTCGCGCTCCAGGATCACGCGGGGCCGCGCAGGAGGCGGGGCGGGGCGCACCGGCTCGCCACCACCGCTCCCCGGCGTCGGCGGCGCCGGACGCGGCGCGTCGGCGCTCGCCTCGCGAGAGGCCTCGCCTCCCGAGCATGCGGCGATCATCGCGAGCGCAGCGGTCACGGCGAGCGTCCTCGTCATCCGGATCGGCGTGCCAATGGACAGCGCGCCCTCGTACCACGGACTCGCGCGCGATGCCGCTCTTTGGGTCCGTCGGACGCGCCCGCGCGCGGCGCGCAGAGTATATAGACGCGCCATGCCCCTCGGCCGGGTCTATCTCCTCGGCGCCGGCCCCGGCGACCCCGAGCTGATCACGCAGCGCGCCGCGCGTCGCCTCGGCGAGGCCGACCTCGTCCTCTACGACGCGCTGGTGCACCCCGAGCTCCTCGATCTCTGCCGCGAGGACGCCGAGAAGACGTTCGTCGGCAAGCGCGGCGGGCGGGTCAGCGAGCGACAGAGCGCGATCAACGAGCGCATGATCGAGGCCGCGCGCGCCGGGCGGGTCGTCGCTCGCCTCAAGGGTGGCGATCCCTATCTCTTCGGTCGGGGCTCCGAAGAGGCCGAAGCGCTGCACGCCGCGGGCATCCCCTTCGAGGTCGTGCCCGGTGTGCCCTCCCCCATCGCCGCGACCGCGTACGCCGGCATCTCGCTCACCCATCGCGCCGCGTCGAGCAGCGTCGCGTACGTGACCGCGACCGAGTCGCCCGAGAAGGATCGCTCGAGCCACGACTGGACGAAGCTCGCGACCGCCACCGAGACGCTCGTGATCTTCATGGGCGTGCGCTCGCTCGAGTCGATGATGGCGCGCCTGATCGAGCACGGTCGCGCCCCCGAGACGCCCGCGGCCGTCATCCAACAAGCGTCGATGCCGAAGCAGCGCACCATCGTCGGCACCATCGCGACGATCGCGAAGCTCGCGCGCGAGGCGAACGTCGGCATGCCCGCGCTCACCGTCGTCGGCGAGGTCGTGAAGCTGCGCGATGCGCTGCGCTGGTACGACGTGCAGCCGCTCTTCGGCAAGCGCGTGCTCGTGACGCGCCCCGAGGATCGCTCGCTCGGGCTCGCGCGCCTGCTCCGCGACGAAGGCGCCGAGGCGATCTGCATCCCCGCGATCCGCATCGCGCCGCCCGAGGATCCCGAAGCGCTCGCCCGCGCGGTGCGCGAGGCCGCGACCTACGACTGGCTCGTCTTCACCAGCGCGAGCGGCGTCGACTCCTTCTTCCAAGAGGTCGACCGCCAGGAGCGCGACGCGCGCGTGGTCGGCGCCGCGCGCATCTGCGCGATCGGCCCCGCGACCGCATCGTCGCTGCGCGCGCGTGGCCTCCGCGCCGACGCGGTGCCCACCGAGTTCCGCGGCGAGGGCGCAGCGAAGATCCTCCTCGATCACCACGGCGGCGATCTCCGCGGCGTGCGGGTGATGCTCCCGCGTGCCGCGGTCGCGCGCGAGGTCCTCCCCGAGACGCTGCGCGCGGCAGGCGCGCACGTCGACGTGGTGCACGCCTATCGCAACGTCCCTCCTTCGCCCGACGACGAGGCCGCGCTGCGCGCCGCGATCGAGGCGCACGAGCTCGACGTGATCACGTTCACCGCGCCATCGACCGTCGAGAGCGTCGTGCGCATCCTCGGGCCGAACGCCGCCGCGCAGCTCGCCTCGTTCACCATCGCCTCGATCGGCCCGGTCACCACCGCGGCGGCCGAGAAGCTCGGCGTGCGCGTCGACGTGACCGCGCCGTACTACACCAGCGAAGGCCTCGCGCGCGCGCTGCGCGAACACTTCTCCAGGACCTGACCCTTGCGCAACGCCCTCGCTCTCGCGGTCCTCGCCCTCGCGCTCGCGCCGATCGCCGGCTGCGAGCGCACCCCACCCGGTGAGATCGTCGTCATCCCACTCGGCGACGATCTACTCGCGCATCAGGTGATCGATCGCGACGCGACCACCGGCGAGGTCCGTTCGTGGGCGAGCGCGCCGCTCGACGCCGAAGACGACACCTGGATCCCCTACCCCGGCCGCATCCGGATCCAGGTCGAGCACGATCTCGGTCGCGCCCCCAACGGCGTGCTGGTCTACCTCTCGTTCACCGACGACGGGCGCACGCCCGCGCTCGCTGCCGGCGATCTCGCGCGCATCGAGGTCGTGAACGAGGATCACGTCGTCATATGGAACGACACGAACGGGAACTACTTCGCACGGGTGGTCGTCTTCTGACGTCTCGTCCATGAGCCCGTACCGCACGTTCGAGCACGACACGTACAACGAGGGCAGCGTCGCGCTGCTCCGCTCGGTCGCGATCGTGGTCGTGCTGCTCTCGATCGGCGGGCTCGCGCTCGGCCTCCGCAACTGGGTCGGACTGCTGTTCTCGATCGTCGGTCTCGCCGCGTGCGCTGCGTGGGTCGCGCTCGTCGGTCGCTCGCGCCGCCGCGCCCGCGGCAACGTCTCGCTCCGGCTCGAGCCCGACGCGCTCCGCTTCGTCGACGGCGCGACCACGATCGAGCTGCCGTGGTCCGAGATCACCGCGGTCGAGGTCGACGAAGATCGCCTCGACGTCCGCGTCGCCCGACACGATGCGGATCCGCTCCGCATCGAGCCGATGTTCCGCGGCGCGTCGGTCTACGATCTCGCCGACGCGATCTCCGCGGCGTGGCGCGCGTCCGCCTCCGCGACCGACCATTCGGGCAGGTAGACCCCCGTCACAGCGGCATGGCGAGCCGCCGCGGCGGGAACGATGCTGCGAGGACGGTGCGCGGCGCTCGCCACCGGTTACACTCGCTCTCGCTTTTTTCGCGAGGAGACCGTGGCAGATCCCTTCGATCCCGACTCCGGCGTCATCACCGAGACGCGGTCCGAGAAGAAGGTGCAGCGGCCGCGCATGTACCGCGTGCTGCTCCACAACGACGACTACACGACGCGCGAGTTCGTCGTCGAAGTCCTCAAGACCGTGTTCCACCACAGCGACGCGGAGGCCGTGCGGGTGATGCTGCACGTCCACTACAACGGCGTCGGCGTCGCGGGGGTGTTCACGCGCGAGATCGCGGAGACCAAGATCGCGATCGTGGAGAGGCTCGCCAAGGAGCGCGAGTACCCGCTGCGTCTCTCGATGGAGCCCGAGGAGGACGACGACGGGGACAAGAAGTAGCGCGCGCATCGACGAACGAGACCGCCGCCTTAGAGAAGAAGCCTCAGGAGAACGATGGCCACTCCGATGATCGCGAAGGAGCTGCAGGCGACGCTGCGCAAGGCCTACGAAGAGGCTCGTCGCATGCGGCACGAGTTCGTGACGCTCGAGCACCTGCTGCTCGCGCTCTGCGACGACCCCAAGGCGGCGAAGGCGCTCGATGCCTGCCGCGCGAACCGACACAAGCTCCGCAAGTCCCTCGCCGAATGGCTGGAGAACAGCCTCGAGGCCGTGCCCGACGAGGACGGCGACGAGCTCCAGCCCCACCAGACCATCGCCGTGGAGCGCGTGCTCCAGCGCGCCGCGATCCACGCGATCTCGTCCGAGATGAAGCAGATCGACGGCGGCAGCGTGCTCGTGCAGCTCTTCCACGAGCGCGACTCGCAGGCGGTCTACCTGCTCTCGCAGCAGGGCGTCTCGCAGTTCGATCTCAAGCGCTACGTGAGCCACGGCGCCGGCCCCGAGGGCGAGGCGTCGGGCGACATGGAAGAGGACGAGAGCGACGACGCGGGGCTCGGCGACGAGGACGAGGAAGGCGGCGGCGCCGCGCGCGATCCGCTCAAGGCCTACACCGTCGATCTCAACGCCGAGGCGCGCGAGGGCCGCATCGATCCGCTGATCGGTCGCGACCTCGAGCTCGAGCGCACGATCCAGGTGCTCTGCCGCCGCCGCAAGAACAACCCGGTGTTCGTCGGTGAGCCGGGCGTCGGCAAGACGGCGATCGCCGAGGGCCTCGCGCTGCACATCGTCGAGGGCAAGGTCCCCGAGGTGCTGCGCGGCGCGACGATCTACTCGCTCGACATGGGCTCGCTGCTCGCGGGAACGAAGTACCGCGGCCAGTTCGAGGAGCGGCTCAAGGGCGTCATCAAGAAGCTCCAGGAGCACGAGGACGCGATCCTCTTCATCGACGAGATCCACACGATCGTCGGCGCCGGCGCCACGACCGGCTCCTCGATGGACGCGTCGAACATCCTCAAGCCCGCGCTCGCGAGCGGGAAGCTGCGCTGCATCGGCAGCACGACGTTCCAGGAGTACAAGGGCAGCTTCGAGCGCGACCGCGCGCTCGCGCGCCGTTTCCAGAAGATCGACATCGGCGAGCCCAGCATCGACGACTCGATCCTCATCCTCGAGGGCCTGCGCTCTCGCTACGAAGAGCACCACGGCGTGAAGTACCTGCCCGGTACGATCGAGGCCTCGGTGAAGCTCTCGGCGAAGCACATCGTCGAGCGGCTCCTGCCGGACAAGGCGATCGACGTGATCGACGAGGCGGGCGCGCAGGACCGCATGCGCAACGAGCGCAAGCGCGAGGTCACGATCCGCGACGTGGAGCGCGTGGTCGCCAAGATGGCGCGCATCCCCGAGAAGACCGTCTCGGCCGGCGAGCAGGAGCGCCTGCGCGACATCGAGGCGGACCTCAAGCACGTCGTGTACGGACAGGACGACGCGATCGCGAAGATCGCGAGCGCGATCAAGCTCTCGCGCGCGGGCCTGCGCACCGGCGACAAGCCGATCGGCAACTTCCTCTTCAGCGGCCCCACCGGCGTCGGCAAGACCGAGCTGGCGCGCCAGCTCGCGAAGACGCTCGGCGTCGAGCTCATCCGCTTCGACATGAGCGAGTACCAGGAGCGCCACACCGTCTCGCGCCTCATCGGCGCGCCGCCGGGCTACGTCGGGTTCGATCAGGGCGGCCTGCTCACCGACGCGATCCGCAAGCAGCCCTACGCCGTGCTGCTGCTCGACGAGATCGAGAAGGCGCATCCCGACCTCTTCAACGTGCTGCTCCAGGTGATGGACCACGCGACGCTGACCGACAACAACGGTCGCAAGGCGGATTTCCGCAACGTCGTGCTCATCATGACGACCAACGCGGGCGCGCAGGACATGGCGAAGCGCGCGCTCGGGTTCGGCGCGGGCGTGGAGGGCGCGGACCTCAGCAAGGCGAAGCAGGCGATCGAGCGCACGTTCTCGCCCGAGTTCCGCAACCGGCTCGACGCGTGGGTGCTCTTCGGCGGGCTCTCGCGCGACGTGATCCTCAAGGTCGTCGACAAGGAGGTCGGTCTCCTCCGCGCGCAGATCGCGGAGAAGAAGATCGAGCTCGAGCTCACGAGCGCAGCGCGCGAGTGGCTCGCCGACAAGGGCTACGACCCTGCGTTCGGCGCGCGTCCGATGGGCCGCACCGTCGAGCAGTTCCTGAAGAAGCCGCTCGCCGAGGCGCTGCTCTTCGGGCCGCTCAAGGAAGGCGGCACGGTGGTCTTCGACGTGGTCGAGAAGGACGGCGAGAAGACGGTCGCGCCGAAGTTCGTCGACGTGAAGACGACCATCGAAGCATGATCAGCGCGACTCGGTCGTGCCGGTCTATCTGCTGACGAAGGAGCTGGTGTTCCCGCCGCCCGAAGGCGCTTCGCCCGAGGGCGTCGTGGCCATCGGCGGCGACCTGAGCCCGGAGCGGCTGCTGCTCGCGTACTCGCAGGGGATCTTCCCCTGGCCGAGCGAGGGCATGCCGCTCCTGTGGTTCTCGCCCGATCCCCGCTTCGTGCTCGAGCCCTCGAGCGCGCACGTCCCGCGCTCGCTGCGCAAGCGCGCGAAGAAGGGCGACTTCGAGATCCGCTGCGACACCGCGTTCACGCAGGTGATCACCGGATGCAAGCGCGCGTATCGCCCCGGCCAGCGCGGCACGTGGATCACGCGCGAGATGGTGCGCGGCTACGAGCGCCTCTTCGAGCTCGGCTACGCGCACAGCATCGAGTGCTGGATGAACGGCGTGCTCGCGGGCGGCCTCTACGGCGTGTCGCTCGGCAAGATGTTCTTCGGCGAGTCGATGTTCGCGGAGGCGCCCGACGCATCGAAGCTCGCGTTCGCGACGCTGCTCGGGAACCTCGCGCACTGGGGCTTCGATCTCGTCGACTGTCAGGTCCACACCGAGCACCTCGAGCGCTTCGGCGCGGAGGACTGGCCGAGGAGGAGGTTCCTCGACGTGCTGCACCGCTCGCTCGCGAACGAGACGCGACGTGGGAAGTGGACGTTCGAGCTCGGCGCAGTGGAAGCGATCGCGAAGCTGCGCGAGGGCTGATTCCCATCGACGCGCGTAATGACCCTGCTCGATCGATACGACGCCTTCCTCGACGCGACGCTCGCGCTCACTCCACTGACGCCGAGCGTTCTGCTGCGCGTCGTTCTCCGGCCTTCGTTCCAGCCCGAGTGCGCCCTCGAGCTCGCGAAAGAGCGAGACGACACGACGCTCACGATTCACACGCTCGACCATTCGGCGTGGGCTTGCCTGCCCGGGCGTGCCGATAACACGACGGCCTACACCCGCGACTCCGTCACGGGACGGTGGGTACGCGCGCCCGTCCGCGACACGTCCGCCGCGCGGGCTCCTGTGCTCACGCGCGAGCGCAGCGTGCTCGACGAGGAGGACCGCCGCACGGTCGAGCAGGCGCTCGACGCGTGCCGCGCCGAGCCACCGACGGACGACGCTCTGGTGCTCGACGGAATCTGCGTCGTCCTCCAGACGCCCACGCAGCGGTGGGAACGACGCGTCGCCGGATCGCGGCTGGATCCGTGCATCACAGCCACGCGCCTGGTGCTGGGGATCGCTGCACGTCACGCCACGAGCGACATCGTGCGAGAGCGACTCGTCACGCTCGCGCTGGCGCTCTGACCGAGAACGCGTGCCCCGCGGCAGCGAACCTGCTCACCAGAACGCCGCGATCTCGTCGCGGTACACGTACGCGAGCCCCGCGCACGCGAAGAACACCACGCTGAACACGAGCGCGAACGGATCGAAGCGCAGGTCCGCGGGTGATTGCTTCACGGCCTCGAGTCTACTTCGCACGCCTGGTGCTCGCCGACCTCGCCCTCTTCCTCCTCGGTGCACGCGCGCCATCCCCTGCCCAGCGACACGCCCGACACGGCCCACCATCGCGTGCCCGTCTCCTCGTCCACCACGCACGTGGCGGCGAGCACCGGCTCCTGATCGGCGCGCGCGCAGATCGAGACCTCCTCCTGCAGCGTGCACGCGCGCTCCACGTCGACGGGCCGCGCGCTCAGCACGTAGCACTCCGACGGGCACCCGTTCGCGCCGATCCACGCGTCCTGACACGGCGTCCCGCACGCGCAGAGCGCCAACGCGATCACCCACGCTCGCATCGCGCTCACGAAGAGCACGCGCCGCGCCTCCGTCTCCGAGCGCGGTCTCCCTCGCTCCGGAGCGCTCACGTAGGCTCGCGCGCATGTCATCGAAGATGGTCTCGGATCGCATCGCGTCGACGCGCGCGGTGCAGGGCTCCCTCGAACAGAACGCGGACGCGATCGCGACACACATCGCCGCGCGGTTGCGTCCTCACCTCCGCGCGGGCGAGCGCATGCCCGACGTCGCGCTCCTCGTGCAGCTGCTCGGCCGCGAGCTCGCGTCGCGCGCCGACACGATGCAGCGCGCCGATCGCGCCCACGAGATCGAGCTCGCCGACGACGCGGGCCCGCGCGCCGCACGCGATCGCCACGCCGCGACACTGCGCGAGGTCTACACCGATCTCCGCAACACCGTGCTCTCGGCGTACCCCGACGAGGCGCTCGCGCTGCTGCACCTGCGCGAGCCTGCGTCGATGGTGCCGTCGGTCCTCGCCGAGCAGGCGCACGCCACGCGCGAGGCGCTGCTCGACGCATCGATCCGATTGCCCAAGCCGCGCCGCAAGGGCACCAAGCTCGACCGTGACGACTACGCGCAGGAGCTGAGCGAGAGCGCGCTCGCGCTCTCGAAGGCGCTCGCCGACATCGACCGCGAGGCGAAGGAAGCCGACGTGGCGCTCGCCGCGAAGACCACCGCGATCGACGCGTTCGACGACGCGTTCGGGCTCGAGGTGCCGGTGCTCGCGTCGCTCTACGCGCTCGCCGGGCAGGACGTGCTCGCCAGCAAGCTCCGAGTGAACCCGCGGAGCCGCGGAACGCTCGTGGTGACGCCGGGAGGCGATCCCGCGACGCCGAACGACGCCGATCCCGACGAGACGTGAATTCCGCGCCGACGAATCGCCTCCAGCGCCCGCTGGAGGCGATCCGCGAATCCCAACACGCAGTCAGACGGGAATTTTCGCGATCCTCGCGCCCCGAATCGCCTCCAGCGACCGCTGGAGGCGATTTCGCGCCGCAGAATCGTCCCCAGCGCGCGCTGGACGCGATTCGTCGCCGCAGAATCGCGATCCGCGGCCGAAAACGGGGGGTTCGCGATGAGGATCGGCGTGCTCGCGGTCGAACGAGAGGACGAGGACGGCGCGCAGTCGATCGAGCTCGACGTGGACGAGCGGCTCGAGCCTCGGCCGCAACGCCCGGCGGACCGACGCGCGATCGCCGCGATGGACGCAGCACGACGACGCGGTCGAGGAGGTCGACGACGACGGGCTCGTCTGCCTGCGGCTCGCGCCCGATTGCCTGGTGATGATCGAGGCCGCGCCCGGCGCGTGCGTCGCAGGGGAGTGGCTGTACCTCACGCTCCGCGCGCGCAGTGACGGTCTCGGTGTTCGGCGTCTAGCCGCTGATCAGCGCGCGCAGCGCGGCGCTCGTCAGCTTGCGGTACGTCGCCTCGAGCTCCGCGACGCTCGCGCGCTTCGGCGTCGTGCGATCGACGAGGAGCAGCTCGACCAGCGCGCCCGCGAGGTAGCGCAGCGCGATCTCGCGCTCGGTGCCCTTCGCTATCTGATCGCCGAGATCCTCGTCGAGCAGCTCCATCACGAGGCGCGTCACGCGCTCGCGGATGATCTGCCCGCCGCGCCCTCGTGTCAGCGCGCTCACCCGGCGCCGCGTCGCGAGCCAGTAGCCCTCGCGCACGTGCTCGATGAGCGGGCGCACCCACCCGAGCGGTCGTCCCTGCGCGTGTGCGCGCAGCTCGCGCTGCAGGGTGTCGAACCCGCTGAGCAGCAGGTCCTCCTTGTCGGTGAAGTGCGTGTAGAAGGTCGAGCGCGCGATGCCGGCGCGCTCGCAGACGTCCTGCACGCGCACCGCCTCCCAGCCGCGCTCGACCATCAGCGAGAGCAGCGCGTCGCGCAGCGCGCGCGTCGTGCGCTGGGTGCGCGCGTCGCTCATCGCCGCGCCTCGTGATGGACAGAACGCGCCGCGTGTCCAGGAACGCGCGGGGCGATCGATGGCGAGCACGCCCTCGTCACCACCACGGTCGACGCATGACGAATGTGCTGATCGGCGCGCGCATCGCGCGCCCCGCGTACCTCACCCTCCTCCTCACCAGCATCCATCACGTCTACGGCGCGTGGGTCTACGCGACGCCGTGGCGACACCACGCCGTCTTCGTGAGCCTGGTCGCGGCGAGCGTGATGGCGATCGCGCTGCGTCTCGCCGCGCGCGAGACGCTCGCCGGCCGTGTCGCGTGGTGGGTCTTCGTGCTGACCACGGCGGCGATCCCGGTGCTGATGATCGGCGCGTTCGAGGGGCTCTACAACCACGTGATCAAGAACGTCCTCTACTTCGGCGGCGCGTCCGCGTCGACGATGCACACGCTCTTCCCGCCGCCGACCTACGAGCTGCCGAACGACTGCTTCTTCGAGGCGACCGGCATCCTGCAGGTGGTCCCCGCGGCGTTCGCGGCGGCACGGCTGGTCCGCGCGATCACCGCCTAGCGCAGAGCGCTCTCCGCACCTCGCTGCGCGGATCGCAGCGGCGCACCGGATCGTTCGTGCCCACCAGGAAGCGCAGCGCGATCACGTTGCGCTGCGCTTCGTCGTCGCCGATGCGGCGGTAACACGCGAGCGCCTCGCTCCACGCGCCGCGCCGCATCGCGAGCGCGGCGCGGGCCCGCCACGCGTCGGGATCGTCGGGCGTCCTGCGCGTCAGCTCACGCATCGCGCGCGCCGCCTCGTCCATCGCGCCCATCCGCTCGAGGGTCTCGGCGAGGCCGATCCACAGCGGGCCGTGATCGGGGCGTCGCGTCACGCCGGCCTCGAACGCGCTGCGCGCATCGCCGAGCGCCTCGCGCTCGAGGAAGACGCGCCCCAGCCGCTCGTACGAGAGCGCGTCGTCGGGATCGGCAGCGATCGCGTCGCGATACCACCCGATCGCCGAGCCTCGATCTCCCGCCGCGCGCAGCGAATCGCCCTGCGCACGGTACTGGGCGGCGATCTCCTCGCGCGACGCGCGCATGTCGCGCTGTGCCTCGATCCGAGCAGGCGCGATCGCGATCAGGACGAGCGCTGCGATCACGCGGAGCACCTGCCCGTGATGACACGCCCTGCCCGCCCGTGCCCCCGGGTCGCGACGGGCGTGTGCTCTGTCTATACTGCCGCCGATTTTTCGCCCGGAGCGCCCGTGAACCGTCGTGCCTTGATCGATCAGAAGCGCATCGCGCCCTACGTGGCGTTCGTCCTGTCGGGCGCGTCGAGCCTGATCTTCCAGACGATCTGGACCCGCATGCTGCACCACGTGTTCGGCGCGACCTCGGTCGCGATCAGCACGGTGCTCACGGTGTTCATGGCGGGCCTCGGCCTGGGCACGTGGATCGCGGGGCGCTTCGCGCATCGCATCAAGCACCCGATCTACGCCTATGCGATCGCCGAGATCGGCGTGGCGATCTGGGGCCTGCTGATCCCGTTCATGGTCGCGTCGGACGGTTGGCTCGCCGACGTGAACGCGTTCCTCCGGCAGTCGCTGGGCGCCGAGAGCACGACGTTCATGATCGCGCGCTTCCTCTGCGTCGTGCCGATCCTGCTGGTGCCCACGACGCTGATGGGCACCTCGCTGCCGCTGCTCTCGCAGCACTTCGCGCGCACCGAGAAGGACCCCGAGGTCGTCAGCTCGTACGTCGGCACGCTCTACTCGGTGAACACGTTCGGCGCGGCGTGCGGCCCGCTGCTCTCGGCGTTCGTGCTGATGCCGAGCGTCGGCCTGGCGATCACGAACGTGGTCGCGTGCTCGCTGAACCTGACGCTCGCCGCGCTGATCTTCGCGTTCCGCGAGCCGCTGATCGGCAGCAAGTGGGGCAGCGGCGAGAAGATCGAGTTCCTGCCCGGCAAGGAGCCGGTGGCCGACGATCCGGTGCCGGCCCCGGTCGTGGTGAGCGAGCCCGAGCCGGAGACCGCGGCGAAGAAGAAAAAGAAGAAGACCTCCGAGGCCGCGGCGAAGGTCGACGCGCCGGTGACGAGCGCGGAGCGCGAGGTCTGGATCCCGCCGATCGCGCGCAAGATG is a window encoding:
- a CDS encoding peptidylprolyl isomerase is translated as MRRGNAVIAAVIALGGLWGCECETGATSGGEATGGQGGGGASATKQPTIGVTEDGEQIVFAGGDRGARSTTKQTPDRLVREPTEPDPEGGDFTLDEAVEGMPIDGQLVAEISTDLGTLFCDLYADRAPRTVANFVGLARGRRPWWDARAGIWRRQPYYANTTFHRVIPEFVVQGGDYLGDGSGTIGYTMPYEPHETLAHDRAGRLAMATTGGRDTGGAQFYILDGPAPQLDGTATVFGQCRPEDVVAMIARVPQSGDPDNRPLTPVRIARVLVQRVEGGAASARITAPQLPPGEPAVGRGASPGPSELRTLEGMRRRREEAAEQLREQRPE
- a CDS encoding DUF192 domain-containing protein, with translation MTAALAMIAACSGGEASREASADAPRPAPPTPGSGGGEPVRPAPPPARPRVILEREGADPVVVEVEVARTPAQTSRGLMYRRELAADRGMLFLFARERQQSFWMRDTFIPLDMIFITSEMRVLGIVESAEPQTDDPREVEGLSQFVLEVNGGFARAHGIGAGAQVRFEEVGEVPAAGGPHDDEAIEDDDVVIEEWE
- the cobA gene encoding uroporphyrinogen-III C-methyltransferase yields the protein MPLGRVYLLGAGPGDPELITQRAARRLGEADLVLYDALVHPELLDLCREDAEKTFVGKRGGRVSERQSAINERMIEAARAGRVVARLKGGDPYLFGRGSEEAEALHAAGIPFEVVPGVPSPIAATAYAGISLTHRAASSSVAYVTATESPEKDRSSHDWTKLATATETLVIFMGVRSLESMMARLIEHGRAPETPAAVIQQASMPKQRTIVGTIATIAKLAREANVGMPALTVVGEVVKLRDALRWYDVQPLFGKRVLVTRPEDRSLGLARLLRDEGAEAICIPAIRIAPPEDPEALARAVREAATYDWLVFTSASGVDSFFQEVDRQERDARVVGAARICAIGPATASSLRARGLRADAVPTEFRGEGAAKILLDHHGGDLRGVRVMLPRAAVAREVLPETLRAAGAHVDVVHAYRNVPPSPDDEAALRAAIEAHELDVITFTAPSTVESVVRILGPNAAAQLASFTIASIGPVTTAAAEKLGVRVDVTAPYYTSEGLARALREHFSRT
- a CDS encoding ATP-dependent Clp protease adaptor ClpS gives rise to the protein MADPFDPDSGVITETRSEKKVQRPRMYRVLLHNDDYTTREFVVEVLKTVFHHSDAEAVRVMLHVHYNGVGVAGVFTREIAETKIAIVERLAKEREYPLRLSMEPEEDDDGDKK
- the clpA gene encoding ATP-dependent Clp protease ATP-binding subunit ClpA codes for the protein MATPMIAKELQATLRKAYEEARRMRHEFVTLEHLLLALCDDPKAAKALDACRANRHKLRKSLAEWLENSLEAVPDEDGDELQPHQTIAVERVLQRAAIHAISSEMKQIDGGSVLVQLFHERDSQAVYLLSQQGVSQFDLKRYVSHGAGPEGEASGDMEEDESDDAGLGDEDEEGGGAARDPLKAYTVDLNAEAREGRIDPLIGRDLELERTIQVLCRRRKNNPVFVGEPGVGKTAIAEGLALHIVEGKVPEVLRGATIYSLDMGSLLAGTKYRGQFEERLKGVIKKLQEHEDAILFIDEIHTIVGAGATTGSSMDASNILKPALASGKLRCIGSTTFQEYKGSFERDRALARRFQKIDIGEPSIDDSILILEGLRSRYEEHHGVKYLPGTIEASVKLSAKHIVERLLPDKAIDVIDEAGAQDRMRNERKREVTIRDVERVVAKMARIPEKTVSAGEQERLRDIEADLKHVVYGQDDAIAKIASAIKLSRAGLRTGDKPIGNFLFSGPTGVGKTELARQLAKTLGVELIRFDMSEYQERHTVSRLIGAPPGYVGFDQGGLLTDAIRKQPYAVLLLDEIEKAHPDLFNVLLQVMDHATLTDNNGRKADFRNVVLIMTTNAGAQDMAKRALGFGAGVEGADLSKAKQAIERTFSPEFRNRLDAWVLFGGLSRDVILKVVDKEVGLLRAQIAEKKIELELTSAAREWLADKGYDPAFGARPMGRTVEQFLKKPLAEALLFGPLKEGGTVVFDVVEKDGEKTVAPKFVDVKTTIEA
- the aat gene encoding leucyl/phenylalanyl-tRNA--protein transferase gives rise to the protein MPVYLLTKELVFPPPEGASPEGVVAIGGDLSPERLLLAYSQGIFPWPSEGMPLLWFSPDPRFVLEPSSAHVPRSLRKRAKKGDFEIRCDTAFTQVITGCKRAYRPGQRGTWITREMVRGYERLFELGYAHSIECWMNGVLAGGLYGVSLGKMFFGESMFAEAPDASKLAFATLLGNLAHWGFDLVDCQVHTEHLERFGAEDWPRRRFLDVLHRSLANETRRGKWTFELGAVEAIAKLREG